From the Opitutaceae bacterium genome, the window CCGGTCCGCTGGTTTCGGTCTCCTTCTTCCGGGACATCGTGATGCCGCGCTACAAGCGGATCGGGAAGAAGCTGCGGGACCATGGGATCGACATCTGGTGGATCGATTGTGACGGCGATGTCCGCCCCCTCATCCCCTATTTCCTGGAAGGCGGCGTCAACACCATGTTCCCGTGGGAAGTCAACGGATCCGGTCATCCGGGTCAGGCCCTCGACAAGTGGGGGCCGGAGTTGCGGATCATGGGAGGCGTCGACAAGATGGCCCTTGGCGCCGGCCGGGATGCCATCCGCAAGTGGGTGGCGTCGCTCGTGCCCTACGTTGAGAAAGGCGGCTTCATTCCCTTCTGCGACCATCGCTGCCCACCCAACGTCGATCCCGATGACTACCTCTATTACCTGGACCTGAAGGAGGACCTCTTCGGGCTGAAGGGGTAATGCGCCGAGCCCGGGTTCGACCGGGTTCCGGTCTCGTGAGATGGCCCGGTGATCGGTCCGTTTCCACCGTCTGGCAGCCACCCGCAGTTGGGGGGGGCGATTGAGTGATGAGCAAAAGAAGCGTTCGAGCATTCTAACACATGACTATTAGCTTTTGTTATTTACTGCCGACTTTATATCAGCCAAGCTTTTGCAGACTCAACGACTTACGACCATGCCCCCCCCAACTGAATCTCTGGATGCAGGTGCCTGTTTTCGTCCTCTCCCGCGAACAGCCGGAACCGGCCTGATCCGTCCAGCGTGGGTCATTTTCCTGATCATGGCCCTGAACGGGCTCCCGGCCGCGGCTCAGGAATCGTTCACCAACGACGAATGCCTCGAGTGTCACCTCGCCGAAGAGGTGCCCGTTCCCGGGAAGCCCGGTGAATTCCGCCTCGAAGGGATCCGCCCGGAGAAATTCGACGAGTCCGTCCACTACCTCCTCGACTGCATCGATTGCCACACCGGGATCAAGGACCTCGATCACGAGACCCCGCTTCCCGCCGCCCAATGCACCTCCTGCCACGAGACGGAGGCCGCCGAATACTCCCGCAGCATCCATGGCGTCAGCCATGTCATGGGAGAGTCCGACGCGGCCACCTGCGCCAGTTGTCACGGAGCTCACGAAATCATCCCGGTAGACCGTCTCGAGTCACCCGTCTTCAAGCTCAACCTTCCCCGGACCTGCGCCACCTGCCACGACAATGAGGGCATTTCCGACGAGTACCGGATGTCCAATCCCGAGGCCGCCTCGCACTATGTCGAAAGTATCCACGGCCGCGCCCTGTTGAAAATGGGGCTGATCGTGGCCCCGTCCTGCAATGACTGCCACGGGGTTCACGACATCAAGCGCAGCGTGGATCACAGCTCGCGGGTCAACCATGCCAATATCGCCACCACCTGCGGTCAATGTCATGTCGGCGTCGAGGAAATCTACAATCAGAGCATCCATGGTGAGCTCCTGGCCAAGGGCGACCCCGACGGCCCCGTCTGCACCGACTGCCACACTGCGCACGATATTGAGACGCCGGTCAACAACCACTTCAAGGCGATCAGCGACGAGCGGTGCGGGAAGTGCCACGAAGACCGGCTGATCCACTACAATGAGACCTACCATGGCAAGGCCATGGCCCTGGGCCGCCCCAACGTCGCCGCCGACGTCGCCGCCTGTTTCGACTGTCACGGACATCATGACGTCTTTCCGACTTCCGATCCCCGCTCAAAGCTGTCGGCCGGGAATATCGTCGGGACCTGTTCGCAATGTCATCCCGGCATCAACGAATCCTTCACCGAGTACCGCCCCCACGCCAACCCACTCGACTCCGTGAATTACCCGGGACTGCACCGGGTCTTCCTCTTCATGACCGTGCTGCTGGTCGGGGTGTTCACTTTCTTTGGGATCCACACGGTCTTCTGGGTCGTCCGCTCGATCTACCTCTACGTCCACGATTCCAAATCATTCCGTGAAGCCAAGGTTTCCGCCGCAAAGGACGACGAACTCTTCACCCGCTTCAATCCCTTCGAGCGATTCCTCCACTTCCTCGTGGTGATCAGCTTCCTCCTGCTCGTCATCACCGGCATGCCTCTGAAATTCTACTACACCGACTGGGCGAAGGCGCTCTTCGGACTGATGGGGGGGCCCGATGTCGCCCGTTCGCTCCACCACTTCGGTGCCGTGATGACCTTTGCCTATTTCGGCCTCCACCTTTTTGACCTCGCCCAGTCGCTCTGGGGCAATCGAAAGGCCATTCGCAATCCGGAAACCGGCCGGATCGAATTCAAGCGCCTCGGCGAGGCCGTCTTCGGTCCCGACTCGATGGTCCCGTCCTTCCAGGACTGGCGGGACTTCATCGCCCACCAGAAATGGTTCTTCGGCAAGGGTCCGCGACCCCAGTTCGACCGCTGGACCTATTGGGAACGTTTCGACTATTTCGCAGTGTTCTGGGGCATCTTCGCGATCGGCGTATCCGGGATGATCATGTGGTTCCCGAAGTTCTTCACCCTCTTCCTCCCGGGCTGGATCATCAACATCGCCCTTGTGGTGCACTCCGACGAGGCGCTCCTCGCCGCCGGATTCATCTTCACCTTCCACTTCTTCAACACCCACTTCCGTCTCGAGAAATTCCCCATGGACACGGTGATCTTCTCCGGCCGTATCTCCAAGACCGAGATGCTGCACGAGCGTCGCCGCTGGTACGACCGTCTCGTGGCCAAGGGCAAGCTCGACGAACACCGGGTGAAGGACGACTGGGAAGGCCGCAAGAACATCATGCGCTCCTTCGGCTTCACCTTCTTCGGCATCGGTCTCGTCCTGCTCGGACTGATTGTCTACGCGATGATCTCGCGCCTCTGGCACTGACCATGGCGGGCGACCGCGCCCCGATTTCCCCACAGATCGGAGATCGACCCGAACCCGGGCGGCCAAACCCAGGCGAAACAGGCGGTCGGCATTCGTCCAGAGGATCCTTTCCTCATGCTCGGGTTAAAGACCCGGTCCGCGGACAAACTTGAGGTAGGTTGGTCCGCGTCCGGCAGATCGGATCAAGGCCTCATCTCGGACTCCCTTTCAGGGAAGGCGCTCCACGCCGCATACCCCCCAGGAAGACCAGTCCGAACAGTCCGACCAGGGGCATGATGAGAAAGGCCGTGCCATAGCCGAGGCTGCCGGCGATCCGCCCCCCCACCCCGGCCGACCAGGCCTCGCAACCATTCGTCGCCGCCATGTAGGTGCTGAACTGGGTGGCCCCGAGGCGCGGGTCGGTCAGATCCATGAAGAGACCGTAGGATGCAGCGGTGAAAAGGCCGATCGCGAAATAGACCAGAGTCATCAGCCCCATCAGAACCGCCCCGGACAGTCCAAGCAGGTTCGCGAGACCCACCGTCCCGACCAGGCCGCAGAGCAGACCAAGAAAGAGACCCACGCGGCGGCGGCGATCCCCCCGGTCGGAGAGCCGTCCCCCCAGCAAACCTCCGACCAGCATCGCCCCGACGACCGGCAATCCGAAGAAGACTCCCGTGGCATGCGGCCCCACGCCGGCATCGATGAGAAAGGGACCGGCCATCGCCCCCATCGCCTCAAAACCCGCACCCGCCACCAGGGCGAAGCCGAGACCCATCCAGGTGGCCCGCGATCGGGAAGCGTGACGCAGCGACCGGACGAACTGATCCCAAGCCGAGTGGACCGAGGGCGATGGTTCCGCGCCGCGCACCATCGTCCAGAGGAAGATCACCGTACCCCAGATCGCCGCCAACAGCGCCACCAGGACCGTTTGCCACCCGAAACGGTGGGCGATCAGGATGGCCCCCCCGCCAAAGAGACTCCGCCCGAGAAGCATTCCGGCCTGCATCGCCCCGTTGAGCCAGCCACGCTGTTCCGGAGCAGTCGTGGTCACCGCCAGCGCGTCGATCGCCACGTCCTGGGTCGCCGCAAAAAAGGCATGGGCCATCAGCAGGATGATCCAGATCGTCAAGTGCTCGAGAGGATCCAGCCAGAGCAAGGGCACAAGACACGCGCCCATCGACAATTGTGCCGCCATCGCCCAATGCCGGAAACCCCATTTGGGTCCGCGAATGGCATCGACCAGCGGCGCCCAGAGAAACTTTCCGGTCCAGGGCAGGACAAGCAGTGCTGTCAGGGTGGTGATCCGTTCCACCGCCACCCCCTCGGTTCTGAGCAGGGTCGGCATGGCCCACCAGAGAAACCCGATCGGCGCCCCTTCACTGAAGTAAAGGAAGGCAAAGACCCAGACCGGTCGGCCGGATGGATTCGCAGAGTCGGACGCCACGGATGCACCCTGCCATGACGCAGGTTCATTGGGAAGCTTTCGCTGACGAGACGGGGTCAGGCCGCTTTTTCTCTACAAATTGATTGCGACCGATCTCCCTCCAATGGCACTTTCGGTTCATGGCCAGAAAGCTGCGGATCGAATATCCCGGGGCGATTTACCATGTCCTCAACCGCGGTAATTACCGGCGTGATCTGTTCGAAACAGTCGGCGCCGCTGAATCCTTCCTCAAGACGCTCTTCGAGACATGTGGCCAGTACGGCTGGAGGATCCATGCTTATGTCCTCATGCCCAATCATTTCCACCTCGCGATGCAGACTCCCGAGCCGACCCTGGTCGAGGGGATGCATTGGCTCCAGAGCACTCTGGCCACTCGATTCAACCGATTGCGGGGAGAAAATGGTCACCTTTTTCAGGGCCGCTACAAGTCGCTGGTCGTGGAAGATGCTTCGGCCCTGAGTCGGGTCGTCGACTATATCCATCTGAATCCGGTGAGGTCCGGAATCATCGCGCCTGAACAGCTCAAGGCCTACCGCTGGAGCAGCCTGCGGGCCTTCATGAAGGGCCCACGGGAGGCCGCGATGGACCCGGATCCCTGGCTCAAAACCAGAGCCGAGTGGCGCGACGACACCGAAGGCTGGGCCGCCTATGAGCGGCATCTCGTTGAAACCGCAAAGGACAAGGCACGGTGGGATTCCGAAGGGCTGACCGGCCTGTCACGAGGATGGGCCATCGGGACGGATGCCTGGCGGAAGGCGCTTGCTGCGGAATACACCGAGGTTGCCCTTTCGTCGGGTCTTGAGCGCAAGGAAGCCAGGGATCTCCGCGAGGCCGCCTGGCGGGTCAGTTTCGATTCCGCAATGAAGAAGGCCGGCAGGTCCTCAGCTGATCTGGAGACAAAACCTCTGAAGACGGCATGGAAGATCGACATCGCCGAGAACGTGCGACGCGAATCCGGTGCGTCTCTGATCTGGTTGGCCAAGCAACTGAAGATCGGCCAGCCAAGCACCTTGCGGTGTTACCTGTCCAACTCCCGGGCCGCGATCCAGAGATAAATAAGCGAGCAGAGGGGCAGGGCTGGAATGGCACCAAGATAAGCAGTTTCATTGGCTCAGAACTGGCATTTCTTGTTGGTGTATTTGTCTGGTGTAGTCGCCCCACCTGTGGTGAGCCTGCCGAACCCAGTCTCTTCGGGCGTGTCAACGTGGATACGCGGCAAGAGACTGCCGCGGCTACATTTCGTGATCCCTCCTGAATACCCCTTAACTTGGTGTCATTCGGGTCAGGCCGCTTTTCATCGATGAATTGCTCCACCGCCGCAAGATCCGCCGGCTATCGATCGTGCATTGAGCGGACCGCCCTTCAGGAAAATCATATGGAAAGAGCGGCCTGACCCCTTGATCAACCCTCACCCAAGTACCTTTTGATGCAGGTGGCGACTTCTTCCGCCAGAGCGGCCGAACCGATTTCGGTGAAGTGAACATTGACCGGGATCTGGAGGTCCTTCTCCCGGGGCAGGACGAAGGCGTAAAGATCATCGATGGCGATGCCCTCCTCTTCCATGATTTCACGGGCAATCGCATTGTAGAGGGGCACATCCGCGGTCTGGCGCCGTGGGTTCAGATCGCCGGCCGGAACCGGAGTGGTGCTGCACCAGATCAGGGTGGCTCCGGTCTCCTTCATCCGCTTGACCAGTAAGCGCAGATTGGCTGCGTAATCATCCTCAGACACCTGACGCTTTCCGTCCTCCATGTACTTGATGTCGTGCAGCCCCCAATTGAAGTGGATGACATCCCAATGACCGTCCCCGAGCCAGGCCTCGATGTTCGCGACTCCCCTTGAGGTGGGTCCGCCGTTTTCCGGAATGCGGTGGACATTGGCCTTCCCCATCAGGAGTTCCCGCACCCCGATGGTGTAGCCGACCGAAATGGAATCCCCGATCAGGAGGACACGGGGCAACCCGGCGGATTCCTCCACCGGCGCAAAGGCCGGACTGGAGTCGCCGAAATCCGCAGACGAGCCCGGGGCCGGCCGACCCTCCGTGCCGGAGGAAAGAGAAGAGAAAGAGACCGCCATGAGGATCGTGAAAAGGAGGGTGGGACGCATGGGGAAAAGCCACCTACTCTTCAAACGATCGGAAGACTCCGGGCAACTGGAAACCTTCACGGTCCCGCACAAACCCCGGGCAGACAGTCGGACTGTCGCCACCCAACGCGGCGCTCGACGACGTCATCGGGAACGGATTGTGGCTTCGAAAATCTCGCCGAATAGTATTATAATCAGATTTGTCCCGTTTCTGATTGATTTTATTGAGTTTTGGATGCATTATTATTACTATATTAAATATGAACGCAAAAAGTTGGAACGAACTCAAGACGGTCGCCCGAGACATGCCCTTCGTGGTGGACCGGATTCGGCTTTCCGAATCGGGCATTGTGATCGAAGGCCCCTTTGAGTTGCCACCCCTGGCGAGATTGTCCGAAGACGACCAGGCCTTCGTCACGGCATTCGTGCGCTGCCACGGATCGATCAAACAAATGGAGAAGTATTTCGGGGTCAGCTACCCCACGATAAAGAACCGGTTGAATGCCATCGGCGGCCGCCTCGAGTTTGTCGACATCGCGCCCAGGTCCACCCGGTTGGAGATTCTCGATCAGCTTGAAAAAGGTGAAATCACCGCCGACCAGGCGGTCGAACTGTTGAAGAAAGGAAACTGAAGATGAATGACGAAAAGAAGCGAATCCTGGAAATGCTCGCCCAGGGCAAGGTGACGGTGGACGAGGCCGAACGACTCCTGAAGGCCTTGGACGAATCCACTCCGGTGGAACCGGCCTCCGAGGCCTCTGTTGAAGCTGGAAGCATTCGGCGGAAGCCCAGGTATCTTTGCGTGAAAGTGGATTCCGGCGGGTCCAACGGAGGGACAGGATCCGGAGACAAGATCGATGTGCGGATTCCGTTGGGGCTGGTCAAGGCAGGCATCAAGCTGAGCTCGATCATGCCCGAAAAGGCCAAAGCCAGGATGAACGAGAAGCTCAGCGAGCAGGGTATCGATATTGATCTGGACAATATCAAGGGACGGGACCTGGACGAGGTTCTCGCGTGCCTGTGCGATGCCAATATCGACATCAAGGGAGACAAGGACACCGTCCGGATCTACTGCGAGTAACCCGGAACCGGCATCGATTTGCCTCTAGCCAGCCGGGTTCTTCCAGCCTGACACCTGGATTGGCAATCCGGGTTTTCAGATCGGTGGGCTCTCTCTCACAAAAACGCCAAGCGTTTTGCTGGCGAGGCGTATCAATCCGCTTGGCGGATTGATGGTGCCCCCACCGAGATTTGTTCACGATCCCGCACTGCGGGAGAGAAGGCCTTACACTCGGATTGCCAATCCCAGTTTGGAGCTTGGTGGGCACTCTCTCGCAAGAACGTTTCACGTTTTGCTGGCGAGGCGTATCAATCCGCTTGGCGGATTGATGGTGCCCCCACCGAGATTCGAACTCGGATTAACGGTTTAGGAAACCGCGGTTCTATCCATTGAACTATGGGGACAAATAAGTCATGTTCAGCCATTTAAGAGTTCTCAGATCTCCAAGATTGACTCCGAGAGTCACCTGTGAGAGTAACCTAGCCAACTTCCCATGGCTAAATCACTCAACGAACAGGATGAAAACTCGTCGCCATTCGTGAAGGTTGGAGAGTGCCTCTACCGTCGACGAACAACAAAAGGTTATTACGCATTGCTTAAGCATGCAGGCAAGCAGGTTCGTCGGTCTCTTAAGACGACAGATCCAGCCCTCGCAAAGCGACGCTTGGCCGATCTCAAGCTGAAGATCGGAGCTCTCTCGAAGCGACCCGATGCGGCAAGCGTGAGTTTCGATGAACTCGCCAACCGATGGCTTGAAACCCTCAAGCCACGATTGAAGCCGAAATCCTTCCAACGTCGCCAGAACAGCATCAACCAGCTTCGCCCCTACATCGGAACCCTGACGATCAAACAGCTATCTCCGGAGATCTTCGACCGCTGGGAATCTGAGAGAAGCCCTGGCATTGCTGCATCCACATTCAACAACGAGCGGGAATCGATCATCTCTGTTCTGGATTATGCCAAACGCGATGGCTTGGTCCTGGAGAACCCCGCCTTGGTCCTGAAACGCCGAAAGCTTCCCAAGTCGGCAGTCTGGATTCCCACAAAGGAGCAATTCAGCCTTCTCGTGAAGACGCTCCGCATTTCGGGACCACGTTTCGTCGATGCGGCCGACCTCGTAGAGCTCCTGGCCTATTCGGGTATGCGATTGACAGAAGCAACCTCGATGCGATGGCGAGACATTGACTTTGAGAACGGGCGATTCGTCGTGACTGGGGGCGTGACAGGCACCAAGAACCACGAAGAACGGGTAGTCCCGCTATTTCCGACTCTTCGAACGTTCCTCGAGAAGGTCCGTGAAGAAGACGCTCCAAAGTCCGATCAATCCATTGTGCAGATCGGAACAGCCATCAAGGCACTCGCAAGTGCCTGCAAGAAAGCCGGGATTCCCCGCTTCACGCACCACACGTTGAGGCATTTCTTCGTAAGCAATGCGATTGAACTGGGGATCGACTTCAAGACGATTGCCTCATGGGTCGGCCACAAAGATGGCGGGCTTCTCGTAGCAAAGACCTACGGGCACCTCCGTGATCACCATTCGAACGAAATGGCTCAGCGAATGACGTTCAGCGCATAATGATGTCCTCGAAAAGCGAATACCAAACTCCCCTGACAACTCAGGACCTCCTTGAAATTCGCTTGATCGAACTCGCGACATACCTCGACGGCGA encodes:
- a CDS encoding cytochrome c3 family protein, with the protein product MPPPTESLDAGACFRPLPRTAGTGLIRPAWVIFLIMALNGLPAAAQESFTNDECLECHLAEEVPVPGKPGEFRLEGIRPEKFDESVHYLLDCIDCHTGIKDLDHETPLPAAQCTSCHETEAAEYSRSIHGVSHVMGESDAATCASCHGAHEIIPVDRLESPVFKLNLPRTCATCHDNEGISDEYRMSNPEAASHYVESIHGRALLKMGLIVAPSCNDCHGVHDIKRSVDHSSRVNHANIATTCGQCHVGVEEIYNQSIHGELLAKGDPDGPVCTDCHTAHDIETPVNNHFKAISDERCGKCHEDRLIHYNETYHGKAMALGRPNVAADVAACFDCHGHHDVFPTSDPRSKLSAGNIVGTCSQCHPGINESFTEYRPHANPLDSVNYPGLHRVFLFMTVLLVGVFTFFGIHTVFWVVRSIYLYVHDSKSFREAKVSAAKDDELFTRFNPFERFLHFLVVISFLLLVITGMPLKFYYTDWAKALFGLMGGPDVARSLHHFGAVMTFAYFGLHLFDLAQSLWGNRKAIRNPETGRIEFKRLGEAVFGPDSMVPSFQDWRDFIAHQKWFFGKGPRPQFDRWTYWERFDYFAVFWGIFAIGVSGMIMWFPKFFTLFLPGWIINIALVVHSDEALLAAGFIFTFHFFNTHFRLEKFPMDTVIFSGRISKTEMLHERRRWYDRLVAKGKLDEHRVKDDWEGRKNIMRSFGFTFFGIGLVLLGLIVYAMISRLWH
- a CDS encoding MFS transporter, whose translation is MASDSANPSGRPVWVFAFLYFSEGAPIGFLWWAMPTLLRTEGVAVERITTLTALLVLPWTGKFLWAPLVDAIRGPKWGFRHWAMAAQLSMGACLVPLLWLDPLEHLTIWIILLMAHAFFAATQDVAIDALAVTTTAPEQRGWLNGAMQAGMLLGRSLFGGGAILIAHRFGWQTVLVALLAAIWGTVIFLWTMVRGAEPSPSVHSAWDQFVRSLRHASRSRATWMGLGFALVAGAGFEAMGAMAGPFLIDAGVGPHATGVFFGLPVVGAMLVGGLLGGRLSDRGDRRRRVGLFLGLLCGLVGTVGLANLLGLSGAVLMGLMTLVYFAIGLFTAASYGLFMDLTDPRLGATQFSTYMAATNGCEAWSAGVGGRIAGSLGYGTAFLIMPLVGLFGLVFLGGMRRGAPSLKGSPR
- a CDS encoding transposase; translation: MARKLRIEYPGAIYHVLNRGNYRRDLFETVGAAESFLKTLFETCGQYGWRIHAYVLMPNHFHLAMQTPEPTLVEGMHWLQSTLATRFNRLRGENGHLFQGRYKSLVVEDASALSRVVDYIHLNPVRSGIIAPEQLKAYRWSSLRAFMKGPREAAMDPDPWLKTRAEWRDDTEGWAAYERHLVETAKDKARWDSEGLTGLSRGWAIGTDAWRKALAAEYTEVALSSGLERKEARDLREAAWRVSFDSAMKKAGRSSADLETKPLKTAWKIDIAENVRRESGASLIWLAKQLKIGQPSTLRCYLSNSRAAIQR
- a CDS encoding SGNH/GDSL hydrolase family protein, which produces MRPTLLFTILMAVSFSSLSSGTEGRPAPGSSADFGDSSPAFAPVEESAGLPRVLLIGDSISVGYTIGVRELLMGKANVHRIPENGGPTSRGVANIEAWLGDGHWDVIHFNWGLHDIKYMEDGKRQVSEDDYAANLRLLVKRMKETGATLIWCSTTPVPAGDLNPRRQTADVPLYNAIAREIMEEEGIAIDDLYAFVLPREKDLQIPVNVHFTEIGSAALAEEVATCIKRYLGEG
- a CDS encoding DUF2089 domain-containing protein, with the translated sequence MNAKSWNELKTVARDMPFVVDRIRLSESGIVIEGPFELPPLARLSEDDQAFVTAFVRCHGSIKQMEKYFGVSYPTIKNRLNAIGGRLEFVDIAPRSTRLEILDQLEKGEITADQAVELLKKGN
- a CDS encoding tyrosine-type recombinase/integrase; this translates as MAKSLNEQDENSSPFVKVGECLYRRRTTKGYYALLKHAGKQVRRSLKTTDPALAKRRLADLKLKIGALSKRPDAASVSFDELANRWLETLKPRLKPKSFQRRQNSINQLRPYIGTLTIKQLSPEIFDRWESERSPGIAASTFNNERESIISVLDYAKRDGLVLENPALVLKRRKLPKSAVWIPTKEQFSLLVKTLRISGPRFVDAADLVELLAYSGMRLTEATSMRWRDIDFENGRFVVTGGVTGTKNHEERVVPLFPTLRTFLEKVREEDAPKSDQSIVQIGTAIKALASACKKAGIPRFTHHTLRHFFVSNAIELGIDFKTIASWVGHKDGGLLVAKTYGHLRDHHSNEMAQRMTFSA